TATGGACGCCAGCGGACTTCTCAACCCTATAGCCACAGCACCGGCGGCAACAGCGGCAAGTCGCGTACCACCATCACCATGCACGACCATAGGGGTTATCACCGCGATGAGAACAGAACTCGACATGGCATCGACGAAGCGCCGTACGTAGGGGCCTAGCGGCACATGTGACATGACCAGGAGTCCCAATACCCTGGAGCCATAGGCAATCATTACCATCAGCATGATCGCCAACAACGATTGCCACACCAACGATGA
The Candidatus Obscuribacterales bacterium DNA segment above includes these coding regions:
- a CDS encoding AzlD domain-containing protein, with product MSSSLVWQSLLAIMLMVMIAYGSRVLGLLVMSHVPLGPYVRRFVDAMSSSVLIAVITPMVVHGDGGTRLAAVAAGAVAIGLRSPLASIAVGMFCAAWWRWWFS